The following proteins come from a genomic window of Gemmatimonadetes bacterium SCN 70-22:
- a CDS encoding two-component system response regulator codes for MSHTVLICDDAIFMRTMLGDILQQAGFEVVGEAETGAQAVDKYRALRPDLVTMDIVMPDMGGIDAVREITRDDPGAKVLMCSAMGQQALVIEAIQAGAKDFVVKPFQPSRVLEAVQRVLG; via the coding sequence GTGAGCCATACGGTACTGATCTGCGACGACGCCATTTTCATGCGCACCATGCTGGGCGACATCCTGCAGCAGGCGGGATTCGAGGTGGTGGGCGAGGCGGAAACCGGCGCCCAGGCGGTGGACAAGTACCGCGCCTTGCGCCCGGACCTCGTGACGATGGACATCGTCATGCCCGACATGGGAGGGATCGATGCCGTCCGCGAGATCACGCGCGACGATCCGGGCGCGAAGGTGCTGATGTGCAGCGCGATGGGGCAGCAGGCGCTGGTGATCGAGGCGATCCAGGCTGGCGCCAAGGACTTCGTGGTGAAGCCCTTCCAGCCGTCGCGCGTCCTGGAGGCGGTGCAGCGCGTCCTCGGCTGA
- a CDS encoding signal peptidase II → MPRSSSKALVFWPLLVTLVLADRVTKAVAEQLLWPRGVPNPVFGDWFRWTLVYNPGAAFGLHLGPYSRWIFLALTVAALWILWQLYRQTDAANRWRTVAISLVTAGALGNLIDRIVSAQGVVDFIDIGVGDMRWPTFNVADMAVSTGAILLAAVLWREDAEASRREAEDVSAVGETSGARS, encoded by the coding sequence ATGCCAAGAAGTAGCAGCAAGGCGCTGGTCTTCTGGCCGCTCCTGGTGACGCTGGTCCTCGCGGATCGCGTCACCAAGGCGGTGGCGGAGCAGTTGCTGTGGCCGCGGGGGGTTCCGAACCCGGTCTTCGGCGACTGGTTTCGCTGGACGCTCGTGTACAACCCGGGGGCCGCCTTCGGGCTGCATCTCGGGCCGTACTCCCGCTGGATCTTCCTGGCGCTCACCGTCGCGGCGCTCTGGATCCTCTGGCAACTCTACCGGCAGACCGACGCCGCCAACCGGTGGCGCACGGTCGCCATTTCGCTCGTCACGGCCGGCGCACTCGGCAACCTCATCGACCGGATCGTCTCGGCCCAGGGCGTCGTCGACTTCATCGACATCGGGGTGGGCGACATGCGCTGGCCCACGTTCAACGTGGCCGACATGGCGGTGAGCACGGGGGCCATCCTGCTTGCGGCGGTGCTGTGGCGCGAGGACGCGGAGGCGAGCCGCCGCGAGGCGGAGGACGTGTCGGCGGTGGGCGAGACGTCCGGCGCGCGCTCGTGA